CAATCCCAATGTAAGTGAAATATTGGGCGTCAATGCAATTTGCGAGCAATTGGATGTAATTGAAGTAAGTGAGAAGTAGATATTATGGCAGAGGAGTTTACACATTTAACAGACAGTGGAGTACATATGGTTGAAGTTGGGGAAAAACCTGACCAAAAAAGAAGAGCTATAGCCAGCGGAAGCATATTTCTGGATGAAAATACAATTAAACTAATTCAAAATGAGGAGATCAAAAAGGGAAACGTTCTGACTACCGCTCAAATCGCCGGAATTCAGGCTGTCAAGAACACATCATCAATAATTCCGCTTTGCCATCCTTTGGCTTTGACCGGAATAGAGCTTGATTTTGAACTGAAAGATGATGAGATAATAGCAACATGTGCCGTCAACACTTTAGGAAAGACAGGTGTTGAAATGGAAGCTATCACCGGTGTCAGCGTTGCCTTGCTTACAGTGTGGGACATGGTAAAGGCTGTCGAGAAGGATGAGGACGGACAGTACCCAGACACCAGAATAAGCGATATCAAGGTAATCAGAAAAGAGAAAATCTAAAGTTTATATACTATGAAGAAAATAATTATATTCAGTTATTTTTATAAATTAATTTAATGGAGAATTATTATGGCGAAAAAAGATAATAAGATTTCTATGCCTCAAACCGGTGCAGGTTTGGTAAGATACTTTGATGAAGAAAGTTTAGGCCCAAAACTTTCACCTGAGCACATTATCATTGGTACTATAGTTTTAGCTATATTTTGTTTTGTTTTAAGATATTCAGCTTAATATTGTTTTTTTTAAAAAACAATACTACTTTTTTTTATTATAGATTATTATGTTGACTAAAAGAATTATTCCTTGTCTAGATTGTGACTTGCAGGTTCCAGAAGGCCGGGTTGTCAAGGGCGTTGAGTTCAAGCAGATAAAATATGCCGGAAATCCGGTTGACCTTGCGACACGCTATTATGAGGAAGGCGCAGACGAGGTTGTCGTTCTAGACATTACCGCATCACATGAAAGGCGCGCTACAATGGCGGACGTTATTGACAGGCTAACAGAAAATGTGTTCATGCCAATCTGTGTAGGTGGCGGAATAAGAAAGGTCGATGATTATATCAAGATGCTTAGGGCAGGCGCTGACAAGTGCTCAACAAACACAGCGGCCATCAAGAATCCGGAGCTTTTGACCGAAGCTTCCAAAGTGGTCGGATCACAGGCCGTAGTGATTGGAATCGATGCGAAAAGAAGATATGTCTCACATCCTGATGACGCACCGGACAAGATAGTAATCGAGACAGATAAGGGCTACTGCTGGTTTGATACAAGCATCTATGGCGGACGTGAGTTTACAGGCATCGATGCGATTGCATGGGCAGTCAGATGTCAGGATCTGGGTGCCGGAGAGATTCTTTTGACAAGCATGGACGGTGACGGAACCCAAAACGGATATGACATTGAGCTTAACAAGGCAATCAATGATGCGGTCGACATTCCGGTAATAGCAAGCGGCGGTGTCGGAGAGCCGAAGCATATCCTGGAAGTGTTTGAAAAGACAGACGTTTCAGCGGCCCTTGCAGCAAGCATATTTCACTTCAATCAGTATTCAATTCCCACAGTTAAGCAGTACCTGAAAGAAAATGACGTGGCTGTTCGCTTATGATAATCAAGGCACCCATCGATTTGCAACTGACTCAGATGTCAGGCCAGACCTCCCAACCTCCATGGAAGTGTGTTGATGGTGGTTTCAGTGATGTTGTAATGGTCGAGGGAAAACCTGTTCTTTTTGATGTGAAGCAATCCGGCGAGTTTATTGATTTTAATTTTAAGGGCGATGTTTCAAAATCAGCAGCCATTTCGAAATTGAACTACATCTACGATCTTAATTTTGATTTGAATGGATTTTATAGGTACTTATCCAACCATGCAGAGCTCTGCGACATGTCTGAATTCTGCAATGGCTTGAGACTCTTTCTTGCAAAGGACGAATTCGAATGCATAATCTCATCAATCTGTTCTGCCAACAATTCAATCAAGCGATGGACAAAATCCATAAGCGATATAAAAGAGAAGTGGGGAAAAAACTATTTCAATAACTTTTATTCTTTTCCAGACAAATCCGTAATTCAGGATTTATATGAAGATGACGAGGAAGAATCGTTGGCTTGTGGAAAATGCAGTGGAAACAACTTGAAATCATGTGGCGTAGGTTATCGTGCAGGCTATATGAAAAAAGCTTCAGAAATCTTTACACTTGAAATTGACCTTTCTGAAATTCCCAAGATGTCCTATGAAGAGGCTTTTGAGACTATTTTAAAAGTGCCGGGAGTGGGTCCAAAGGTGGCTGACTGCATACTGCTTTATGGATTTGACTTCAAGGAGGCTTTTCCATCTGATGTATGGATAAAAAGGATTGTTTCTTACTTATATTTTGATGGAAAGGACATAAGCGTAGCCAAGGTGCGTGACTTTGGAATGGAGGAGTTTGGCCAATATGCAGGCTATGTGCAGCTGTACATGTTTCATTATGCGCGAAAATCAGGCTTGATGGCCAAATTGAAATAGCTTAAAAAAATATTTTAAAAATTGGTTTTGTCCAGGTCTATAAAATTGATTTTAGTCTGAATTATTGCTTTAATTTAATAATTAGACTTATATAATTTGAAAATCATATATTCGTGTGAAGATTGGAAGGTAAAAATCGTAAGATTTAGCCTGCAAGTCCTTGTCGCCACAGGCGACGACTTTCCATATTTGTCATGGTCAATTAGGTGGCTGTAGGTTCTTCATTCTTTGTATATTTCTTTTATTTTCTATTAATTCATTGAATTGCAGGGTTAATAGTGATTGGACATTTTTCATCATATTCATAGAAATCATTATCAATCCAAAATCCAATAAGTATTACTATGAAAATCAGATATGCTACAATGATTGTCGATGACATGCAGGAAAGCGTTGATTTCTACACAAAAACATTGGATTTCACTTTTGATGAGGAGTTTGATGTTCCCGGAGGAAAGATCACACTTTTGAATGGTGATGGCTTTGCGGGCATCGAATTAATCCAAAGCGATGCTTTTGAAACAGGCATATATTCCATAGGAATGGATGTGGAAGACATCAACGAAGAGATTGAAAAATTGGAAGAGAAGGGAGCCAACATTGCCTTAATGCCTGTTGAAACACAGGTGGGCTACATGGCAAGAGTTATTGATCCCAATGGCATCAACATCGTTTTAGTGCAACATACAAGGTAGTCAAATGCAATCAAAGAATCTAATCCTTTTAATATGTTCGGTATTGTCGTTTTTCACGGTGTTTGCCGTAAATGCAGTGATTGTCATAATTCCGACAATCGCAGCCGAGTTTCACATGAGCAATATCGTCCAGAATTGGGTTACCATCATATTTTTGCTGGTCGTAGCCGTAATGTCGGTTCCAGCAGGACAGATTTCGGGAAAATACGGCCTTAAAAAGGTCACAATCCTAAGCATAGTTCTCTTCATCATCATTTCTGTTGTCAATGTATTGGTCACAACCCAGGAGATGTTCCTGTTCAGCCGTCTGATACTTGGAATAGCATTGTCGTTTATCAACGTCACATCAATGGCGATGGTGGTGTCCGCCTTTGCACCTGAAGAGAGGGGAAAGGCCTTGGGAATCAACATCACTGCAGTCTATATCGGTTTATCCCTTTCTCCAGTTCTGGGAGGGATTTTAAACTATCAGCTGGGCTGGCAGTCCGTAGTTCTCTTTGGCGTCCCGTTCCTGTTTGTCATTTTGGCCTTGCTTTTAACCAAGGTGGATGAGGAATGGATCACCTTTAAAAATGTAAGTCTTGACTTGAAAGGCTCTGTCCTTTACGGCATCGGCATGGTGCTTTTCATGTACGGCTTCACGATACTCAATGAGACATCTGGAGTGATATTGACAGTTCTGGGTGTAATTGTCCTGGTGATGTTTGCATTTGTCGAGCTTAGGGTCGACAATCCGGTATTCGACGTGAGGTTTTTCAAAAACCACAGGTTTCTCTCAGCCAATTTCGCATCACTGTGCGCATATCTGGCCACTTTCGCCGTAACGACCATTCTCAATTATCACCTGCAGTACATAAAGGGATTCGATTCACAGACAAGCGGAATAATCTTGCTTGCCGCTCCGCTATGTCAGGTTGTCATCGCCCCGATAGCTGGAAGGCTCTCTGACAGATATGTTCCACAGATTTTGGCTGCAATTGGAATGGGGCTTGGAACGGCTTCACTTGTGATGTTCTCGTTTTTGGACAGTGGAACCTCGCTTGAGTTTCTAATCATATCCATGATACTTTACGGTGTCGGGTTCGGGCTGTTTTCCCCGCCGAACACAAACGTAATAATGAGTTCGGTTCCTCCAAAGGACACTTCCGTTGCATCTGCCGCCGTTTCGACCATGCGGACAGTCGGCCAGGCGATGAGTATGGGAATCCTGACCTTGGTCTTTGCCTTTGTGATGGGAAATGTAGCTATTGAGCCTGGAGTCTATCATCTGCTTATCAGCAGTTGCCAGATAACCTGCATCATTTGCGTCGTGCTTTGCGTGGCATCCGTGTTTGCTTCTTTTGTGGGAATCAGGTCTGCAGATGAGAATTAGGAAATGTTTTTTTCCCGTAATATTGCTTTGATAGTGAAAAATTGATGTCAAATCAAAGTGAATTTATAAATAAGATTTTTTAAATACACATTATCATAAATGTGATTTTCTGCACATCGAATATTTTAAAATAATAATTGAAATAAAGTATTTTTAACAATCAAAAGAGGTGAAATTATTTTGCAAAATTTTGAGGAAGTATTCAATCAAAATCCTGAACCGTATAGTTCGATTTATGAATTCATTAAAAGCACTGTTTTAGTAAAGTATCCCTGTTTGACATCATGTCATCAAAGTAACTTTGATGAGGAGGGAATCCCTAAAGTTCAGTACTATATTAGATATGCTGCGGATTTAACACTGGAAAAGTGGCATAAGCTAAGAGTCATGATCGAA
This sequence is a window from Methanobrevibacter sp.. Protein-coding genes within it:
- the moaC gene encoding cyclic pyranopterin monophosphate synthase MoaC, whose amino-acid sequence is MAEEFTHLTDSGVHMVEVGEKPDQKRRAIASGSIFLDENTIKLIQNEEIKKGNVLTTAQIAGIQAVKNTSSIIPLCHPLALTGIELDFELKDDEIIATCAVNTLGKTGVEMEAITGVSVALLTVWDMVKAVEKDEDGQYPDTRISDIKVIRKEKI
- a CDS encoding preprotein translocase subunit Sec61beta, with the protein product MAKKDNKISMPQTGAGLVRYFDEESLGPKLSPEHIIIGTIVLAIFCFVLRYSA
- the hisF gene encoding imidazole glycerol phosphate synthase subunit HisF, which produces MLTKRIIPCLDCDLQVPEGRVVKGVEFKQIKYAGNPVDLATRYYEEGADEVVVLDITASHERRATMADVIDRLTENVFMPICVGGGIRKVDDYIKMLRAGADKCSTNTAAIKNPELLTEASKVVGSQAVVIGIDAKRRYVSHPDDAPDKIVIETDKGYCWFDTSIYGGREFTGIDAIAWAVRCQDLGAGEILLTSMDGDGTQNGYDIELNKAINDAVDIPVIASGGVGEPKHILEVFEKTDVSAALAASIFHFNQYSIPTVKQYLKENDVAVRL
- a CDS encoding DNA glycosylase, producing the protein MIIKAPIDLQLTQMSGQTSQPPWKCVDGGFSDVVMVEGKPVLFDVKQSGEFIDFNFKGDVSKSAAISKLNYIYDLNFDLNGFYRYLSNHAELCDMSEFCNGLRLFLAKDEFECIISSICSANNSIKRWTKSISDIKEKWGKNYFNNFYSFPDKSVIQDLYEDDEEESLACGKCSGNNLKSCGVGYRAGYMKKASEIFTLEIDLSEIPKMSYEEAFETILKVPGVGPKVADCILLYGFDFKEAFPSDVWIKRIVSYLYFDGKDISVAKVRDFGMEEFGQYAGYVQLYMFHYARKSGLMAKLK
- a CDS encoding VOC family protein, translated to MKIRYATMIVDDMQESVDFYTKTLDFTFDEEFDVPGGKITLLNGDGFAGIELIQSDAFETGIYSIGMDVEDINEEIEKLEEKGANIALMPVETQVGYMARVIDPNGINIVLVQHTR
- a CDS encoding MFS transporter, whose translation is MQSKNLILLICSVLSFFTVFAVNAVIVIIPTIAAEFHMSNIVQNWVTIIFLLVVAVMSVPAGQISGKYGLKKVTILSIVLFIIISVVNVLVTTQEMFLFSRLILGIALSFINVTSMAMVVSAFAPEERGKALGINITAVYIGLSLSPVLGGILNYQLGWQSVVLFGVPFLFVILALLLTKVDEEWITFKNVSLDLKGSVLYGIGMVLFMYGFTILNETSGVILTVLGVIVLVMFAFVELRVDNPVFDVRFFKNHRFLSANFASLCAYLATFAVTTILNYHLQYIKGFDSQTSGIILLAAPLCQVVIAPIAGRLSDRYVPQILAAIGMGLGTASLVMFSFLDSGTSLEFLIISMILYGVGFGLFSPPNTNVIMSSVPPKDTSVASAAVSTMRTVGQAMSMGILTLVFAFVMGNVAIEPGVYHLLISSCQITCIICVVLCVASVFASFVGIRSADEN